A genomic region of Miscanthus floridulus cultivar M001 chromosome 3, ASM1932011v1, whole genome shotgun sequence contains the following coding sequences:
- the LOC136541871 gene encoding serine carboxypeptidase-like 17, whose protein sequence is MRGTMFTGRDLRWWMLVILFLCCRLWSFSSPSLIAAAEERVVTHLPGFQGPLPFELRTGYVEVDEHNGVRLFYYFTPSEGSPADDPVMLWLSGGPGCTSFTGLVYQNGPLSFDIDSYMGGLPRLVYRQESWTKVSNIIFLDSPVGAGFSYSVKEQGYSSSDTKAVNQILIFLKKWFDEHPELLSNPLYIGGDSYAGMIVPTVTSEIAKGLKIVGSEPAMNLKGYLVGNPSTDFRNFDEPSKIPFAHRMGLISDQMYEAYKKNCRAGGSTHQNIQCRNSLNAIDECVKDISEFHVLEPNCAYASPHQYNVLKLKTSSGVQKMQQLLDSTTEGLHLSEISTQCRTMLYTLSRLWANNVTVREALGIHKGTVPLWLRCNKGITYLKDIQSSVKYHLDVTTKGYRSLVYSGDHDMAVPYIGTQSWIRSLNFSVVDDWRPWYVDGQVAGYTTFYSNNLTFATVKGAGHTAPEYMPKQCLAMLSRWLAGFPL, encoded by the exons ATGAGAGGAACGATGTTCACCGGTCGAGACCTCCGGTGGTGGATGTTGGTCATCTTGTTCCTATGCTGCCGCTTGTGGTCCTTCTCCTCCCCATCCCTGATTGCCGCCGCGGAGGAGCGCGTCGTCACCCATCTCCCCGGTTTCCAGGGACCCCTCCCCTTCGAGCTCCGAACAGG GTACGTGGAGGTGGACGAGCACAATGGCGTCCGCCTCTTCTACTACTTCACCCCCTCCGAGGGCTCCCCCGCCGACGACCCGGTCATGCTCTGGCTCAGTGGTGGCCCCGGATGCACTTCCTTCACCGGCCTCGTCTACCAGAATG GCCCTCTCAGTTTCGACATTGACAGCTACATGGGTGGCCTGCCTAGGCTGGTGTACAGACAGGAGTCCTGGACCAAG GTGAGCAATATCATTTTTCTTGATTCCCCGGTTGGAGCTGGATTTTCATACTCTGTCAAAGAGCAAGGATACAGTTCAAGTGATACCAAAGCTGTCAACCAAATTCTCATCTTTCTCAAGAAG TGGTTTGATGAGCACCCAGAGTTGCTGTCGAATCCACTTTACATTGGCGGTGATTCATACGCTGGTATGATTGTGCCTACCGTCACCTCTGAAATTGCTAAGG GTTTGAAAATTGTTGGAAGTGAACCTGCTATGAATCTAAAG GGCTACCTTGTCGGCAATCCGTCCACAGATTTTCGAAACTTTGATGAGCCATCAAAAATTCCATTCGCTCATAGGATGGGTCTCATATCTGACCAAATGTACGAG GCATACAAGAAGAATTGCCGTGCAGGAGGCAGCACGCACCAAAACATTCAGTGCAGAAACAGTCTTAATGCCATAGATGAG TGTGTCAAGGATATATCTGAGTTTCACGTTCTGGAGCCCAACTGTGCTTATGCAAGCCCTCACCAATACAATGTTCTCAAGCTGAAGACGAGTTCAGGTGTTCAGAAGATGCAGCAGCTACTAGACTCCACTACAGAAGGGCTTCACTTGTCTGAGATTTCTACACAGTGCAGA ACAATGCTCTATACACTGTCCAGATTATGGGCAAACAATGTCACAGTTAGGGAGGCTCTTGGGATTCACAAG GGAACAGTTCCCCTATGGTTAAGATGCAACAAGGGCATAACGTATTTGAAAGATATTCAAAGTTCAGTGAAGTACCATTTGGATGTGACCACCAAaggatacagaagtctagtttaCAGTGGTGATCATGACATGGCTGTACCTTATATTGGCACACAATCCTGGATTAGGTCCCTTAACTTCTCTGTTGTGGATGACTGGAGACCATGGTATGTTGATGGGCAAGTTGCAGG aTATACAACGTTCTACTCAAATAACCTCACATTTGCAACGGTGAAG GGTGCTGGGCATACTGCTCCAGAGTACATGCCAAAGCAATGCCTTGCTATGCTTTCAAGGTGGCTTGCTGGTTTTCCCCTTTGA